The following are encoded together in the Deltaproteobacteria bacterium genome:
- a CDS encoding arginine decarboxylase, pyruvoyl-dependent, which yields MSISYVPKKIYLTKGVGKNREKLSSFEMALRSAGIAQYNLVRVSSIFPPHCKLISPQEGQKLLKSGQVLHVVMSENATNEPHRLVAASVGVAIPKDRNQYGYLSEHHSYGQTDNKAGDYAEDLAASMLATILGVDFDPNTSYDERKDIWRMSDKIVITRNVTQSAIGDREGLWTSVVAAAVFAE from the coding sequence ATGAGCATCTCGTACGTTCCCAAGAAGATCTACCTGACCAAGGGCGTCGGCAAGAACCGCGAGAAGCTCTCGAGCTTCGAGATGGCGCTGCGCTCGGCGGGCATCGCGCAGTACAACCTGGTGCGCGTGTCGTCGATCTTCCCGCCCCACTGCAAGCTGATCTCGCCCCAGGAGGGGCAGAAGCTCCTCAAGTCGGGCCAGGTGCTCCACGTCGTGATGAGCGAGAACGCCACCAACGAGCCGCACCGCCTGGTGGCCGCCTCGGTCGGCGTCGCGATCCCCAAGGACCGCAACCAGTACGGCTACCTGTCCGAGCACCACAGCTACGGCCAGACCGACAACAAGGCCGGCGACTACGCCGAGGACCTGGCGGCCTCCATGCTGGCCACCATCCTGGGCGTCGACTTCGACCCCAACACGAGCTACGACGAGCGCAAGGACATCTGGCGGATGAGCGACAAGATCGTCATCACGCGCAACGTCACCCAGTCCGCCATCGGGGACCGGGAGGGGCTGTGGACGTCGGTCGTCGCGGCCGCCGTGTTCGCCGAGTGA
- a CDS encoding acetyl-CoA carboxylase biotin carboxyl carrier protein subunit — protein MPGKVVAVLVEPGARVERGQGLLVIEAMKMENEIGSPRTGTVAEVRVRPGQAVEAGELLARID, from the coding sequence ATGCCCGGCAAGGTGGTCGCCGTCCTGGTCGAGCCAGGCGCCAGGGTCGAGCGCGGCCAGGGCCTCCTCGTCATCGAGGCCATGAAGATGGAGAACGAGATCGGCTCGCCGCGGACCGGCACGGTGGCCGAGGTGCGGGTCAGGCCGGGCCAGGCTGTCGAGGCCGGCGAGCTACTCGCGCGCATCGATTAG